The Novosphingobium kaempferiae genome includes a window with the following:
- a CDS encoding ATP-binding protein encodes MHLDGLDTFQGTREDASLTAVNGLDPIGVVLDISGAGSRVAFDMERLHEIGGDADPSVAMSGQVSSQVKIRVGTGWLLANVRNQKQDGRVAGVVSEIDFLGEGLEERLTGRIHGFRRGVTAYPIPGALVYPATSDDLRQIYASDGRSAIQVGNVYPTKDIRAGLYVDALLGKHFALLGSTGTGKSTSAALILHRICDHAPEGHIIMVDPHGEYAAAFRDTGVILDVSNLQMPYWLMNFEEHCEILLTSRGDERQLDAEILGKALLEARSKNRLAEQMGKITVDSPIPYLLSDFGNILNNAMGKLDKGHTSAPYLRIRNKLDELKSDPRYQFMFSGMLVGDVMADFIMKLFRLPSRGRPISIIDVSGVPTEITSTVVAVLSRMVFDFAVWAREEETRPILLVCEEAHRYVPNERNADGSSVGRILSRIAKEGRKYGISLGLITQRPSDLAEGVLSQCGTIISMRLNNERDQAFVRAAMPEGARGFLDSIPALRNRECIVCGEGVAIPMRVAFDDLEERKRPASADPSFTQLWNQTGGEEEMVLRTVQRWRAQGR; translated from the coding sequence ATGCACCTCGATGGTCTCGACACGTTCCAGGGCACCCGCGAGGATGCGAGCCTGACGGCCGTGAACGGGCTGGACCCGATCGGCGTCGTGCTCGACATCAGCGGTGCGGGCAGCCGCGTCGCCTTCGACATGGAGCGTCTGCACGAGATCGGCGGCGATGCCGACCCTTCGGTCGCGATGTCGGGACAGGTCAGCAGCCAAGTCAAAATCCGGGTCGGGACCGGCTGGCTGCTCGCCAACGTGCGCAATCAGAAGCAGGACGGACGCGTCGCGGGCGTAGTGTCGGAAATCGACTTTCTCGGCGAGGGGCTGGAGGAGCGCCTGACCGGCCGCATCCATGGCTTCCGTCGCGGCGTCACCGCCTATCCGATCCCCGGTGCGCTGGTCTATCCGGCGACGAGCGACGATCTCAGGCAGATCTACGCCAGTGACGGCCGCTCGGCGATCCAGGTCGGCAACGTCTATCCCACCAAGGACATCCGCGCGGGGCTCTATGTCGATGCGCTGCTGGGCAAGCATTTCGCGCTGCTGGGTTCCACCGGCACCGGCAAGTCGACCAGCGCCGCGCTGATCCTTCATCGCATCTGCGACCATGCGCCTGAGGGGCACATCATCATGGTCGATCCGCACGGCGAATATGCGGCGGCGTTCCGCGATACCGGCGTGATCCTCGACGTCTCGAACCTCCAGATGCCGTACTGGCTGATGAACTTCGAGGAGCACTGCGAGATCCTCCTGACCTCGCGCGGGGACGAGCGGCAACTGGATGCCGAAATTCTCGGCAAGGCGTTGCTGGAGGCGCGGTCGAAGAACCGGCTGGCCGAGCAGATGGGCAAGATCACGGTGGATTCGCCGATTCCCTATCTGCTGTCGGACTTTGGCAACATCCTCAACAACGCGATGGGCAAGCTCGACAAGGGGCACACCAGCGCGCCCTACCTGCGCATCCGCAACAAGCTGGACGAACTGAAGTCCGACCCGCGCTACCAGTTCATGTTCTCGGGCATGCTGGTGGGCGACGTGATGGCGGACTTCATCATGAAACTGTTCCGTCTGCCGTCGCGCGGGCGGCCGATCTCGATCATCGACGTGTCGGGCGTGCCGACCGAGATCACCTCCACCGTCGTCGCGGTGCTCAGCCGCATGGTCTTCGACTTCGCGGTCTGGGCGCGCGAGGAGGAGACGCGGCCGATCCTGCTCGTCTGCGAAGAGGCGCACCGCTACGTGCCGAACGAGCGGAACGCCGATGGTTCCTCGGTCGGGCGCATCCTTTCGCGCATCGCCAAGGAGGGCCGCAAGTACGGCATCTCGCTCGGCCTCATCACGCAGCGGCCCTCCGATCTGGCCGAGGGCGTGCTGTCGCAGTGCGGCACCATCATCTCGATGCGCCTCAACAACGAGCGCGATCAGGCCTTCGTGCGCGCGGCCATGCCGGAGGGCGCACGCGGGTTCCTCGATTCGATTCCCGCGCTGCGCAACCGCGAGTGCATCGTCTGCGGCGAGGGCGTGGCGATCCCGATGCGCGTCGCTTTCGACGACCTTGAGGAGCGCAAGCGTCCTGCCTCCGCCGACCCCTCGTTCACCCAGCTATGGAACCAGACCGGCGGCGAGGAGGAGATGGTCCTGCGCACCGTTCAGAGGTGGCGCGCCCAGGGGCGGTAA
- a CDS encoding glycosyl transferase family protein, with the protein MSVVGGSQGEDVQASQALLGVITGLQAFEHELLLFVAFWFVVGALDEFAIDVCWIALRLTGKGRDGRIVQSQASAALSGRATILIAAWREAEVIGHTVRHALSAWPQQSFTLYVGCYPNDPGTIAEVVAAAAGDPRLRLVINRRPGPTTKADCLNGVYSALCDDEGRNRWRFRSVVLHDAEDMVHPAELAVIDGALDRADFVQLPVCPELMHASPWVSAHYADEFAESHGKAMVVRDALGAAIPAAGVGCGFSREIIARIARRRDRSDGPFAAECLTEDYELGLLIRREGGASKFLRVRDAAGSLVATRAYFPARLADSVRQKSRWVHGIAFQGWERLGWTSGLADTWMALRDRRGPLTAIVLACGYTVLAIDVALWLGRCSGLIGQIPHMAFSSLLQALLGICFASFLWRSASRFFFTAREYGVIEGLGAIPRVLIANVIAICAGAKAFRGYARTLRGEAVRWEKTSHEGHPTVYEPAPQLGMAA; encoded by the coding sequence GTGTCTGTCGTCGGCGGCAGCCAGGGGGAAGACGTGCAGGCATCGCAGGCGTTACTCGGCGTTATTACCGGTTTACAGGCGTTCGAGCACGAACTGCTACTGTTCGTCGCATTCTGGTTCGTGGTTGGCGCTCTCGACGAATTTGCGATCGATGTCTGCTGGATAGCACTGCGCCTTACAGGCAAGGGGCGCGACGGACGGATCGTCCAGTCTCAGGCTTCGGCTGCGTTGTCAGGCCGCGCCACGATCCTGATCGCTGCCTGGCGGGAAGCCGAGGTCATCGGTCATACCGTCCGGCATGCGCTGTCGGCCTGGCCTCAACAGAGTTTCACACTTTACGTCGGCTGCTATCCCAACGATCCGGGCACCATCGCGGAAGTCGTTGCGGCTGCGGCGGGCGATCCTCGACTCCGGCTTGTCATCAATCGCAGGCCCGGGCCGACGACGAAGGCGGACTGCCTCAATGGCGTGTACTCCGCGCTCTGCGATGACGAAGGACGCAATCGCTGGAGGTTTCGCTCCGTCGTCCTTCATGACGCCGAGGACATGGTGCATCCCGCCGAACTGGCAGTCATCGATGGCGCGCTCGATCGCGCCGACTTCGTGCAATTGCCGGTCTGTCCGGAACTCATGCACGCGTCGCCATGGGTATCTGCACACTATGCGGACGAGTTCGCCGAATCGCACGGCAAGGCCATGGTGGTGCGCGACGCGCTGGGTGCAGCGATTCCGGCAGCCGGGGTGGGCTGTGGCTTCTCACGCGAAATCATCGCCAGGATCGCACGGCGGCGGGATCGGAGTGATGGACCGTTCGCGGCAGAGTGCCTGACCGAAGACTATGAACTCGGCCTCCTCATCCGGCGGGAGGGAGGGGCGTCGAAGTTTCTGCGGGTCCGAGATGCCGCAGGCTCTCTGGTAGCGACCCGGGCGTACTTTCCGGCACGCCTTGCCGACTCGGTGCGGCAGAAGTCCCGCTGGGTGCATGGTATAGCCTTTCAGGGCTGGGAGCGGCTCGGCTGGACGAGCGGACTGGCCGACACGTGGATGGCGTTGCGTGACCGTCGCGGGCCGTTGACGGCGATCGTGCTCGCCTGCGGTTACACGGTGCTGGCTATCGACGTTGCCCTCTGGCTGGGCAGATGCAGCGGACTGATCGGCCAGATTCCGCACATGGCCTTCTCGTCGCTGTTGCAGGCTTTGCTCGGGATCTGCTTTGCCAGTTTCCTGTGGCGATCCGCGTCACGCTTCTTCTTCACCGCGCGCGAGTATGGGGTGATCGAAGGGCTCGGCGCCATACCGCGTGTGCTGATCGCAAATGTCATCGCCATCTGCGCCGGAGCGAAGGCCTTCCGGGGTTACGCCCGCACCTTGCGTGGGGAGGCCGTGCGTTGGGAGAAGACTTCTCACGAAGGGCATCCGACGGTCTATGAGCCTGCCCCGCAGTTGGGGATGGCGGCGTGA
- a CDS encoding TIGR02186 family protein translates to MRVLLALLTLFALTGARDPILVPEISQHEVDLQQGFTGTELLLFGAVLTPEGSRAAQDYDIVVVLKGPTQSIVLREKQKVAGIWINAASTELRSAPSYYAIASSRPIADIVDDKTAAIYELGLKWLQLSPIGAIDPEEQTRFSGGLVDLNRRTGLYREQEGGVTVKEQVLYQARIELPSRVPTGIYTAETFAISKGRVVASASSQVEVRKLGVERAIANFAENYGFAYGLLAVFVSVAMGWLAGRLFALI, encoded by the coding sequence GTGAGAGTGCTGCTCGCCCTGCTGACGCTTTTCGCGCTGACGGGCGCGCGCGATCCGATCCTCGTGCCTGAGATCTCGCAGCATGAGGTCGATCTGCAACAGGGGTTCACCGGCACCGAACTGTTGCTGTTCGGAGCCGTTCTTACACCTGAAGGTTCCCGAGCCGCGCAGGACTATGACATCGTCGTGGTGCTGAAAGGGCCAACCCAGTCGATCGTGCTGCGCGAAAAGCAGAAGGTCGCGGGCATCTGGATCAACGCGGCCAGCACCGAACTGCGCAGCGCGCCGAGCTATTACGCCATCGCCTCCAGCCGCCCTATCGCCGATATCGTCGACGACAAGACCGCCGCGATCTACGAGCTCGGCCTCAAGTGGCTGCAGTTGTCCCCCATCGGCGCGATCGACCCGGAGGAGCAGACGCGGTTCTCCGGGGGGCTGGTCGATCTCAACCGCCGTACCGGTCTGTACCGCGAGCAGGAGGGCGGCGTCACGGTCAAGGAACAGGTGCTCTATCAGGCACGCATCGAACTTCCATCGCGCGTGCCGACCGGCATCTATACGGCCGAGACTTTCGCCATTTCCAAGGGCAGGGTGGTCGCCTCCGCAAGCAGCCAGGTGGAGGTGCGCAAGTTGGGCGTCGAGCGCGCGATCGCCAATTTCGCGGAAAACTACGGTTTCGCTTATGGCCTGCTCGCGGTTTTCGTGTCGGTCGCGATGGGGTGGCTGGCAGGGCGTCTGTTCGCGCTGATCTGA
- a CDS encoding sulfite exporter TauE/SafE family protein, producing MDVYLPIANLSVNGLIIVGLGALTGVLSGMFGVGGGFLTTPLMIFYGIPPTVAAASAASQVTGASVSGVFAHTRRGGVDYQMGAVMVAGGIIGTGLGSLLFNLLERLGQIDTVINILYVVLLGSIGGLMAKESIQSIRAERTGVPIAARKRRHHPMVASLPMRWRFYRSGLYISPLAPLLLGIGTGILTMLMGIGGGFVLVPAMLYILGMSANVVVGTSLFQILFVTMATTMMHALTTHAVDIVLASLLLLGSVSGAQVGAQFAQKASPVKLRLVLAVIVLLVAGRMALGLGYRPDEIYTVAPL from the coding sequence ATGGACGTCTATCTCCCCATCGCCAATCTCTCGGTCAACGGTCTCATCATCGTCGGCCTCGGAGCGCTGACCGGCGTGCTTTCGGGCATGTTCGGCGTCGGTGGCGGATTCCTGACGACTCCGCTGATGATCTTCTACGGCATCCCGCCGACGGTGGCCGCGGCTTCCGCTGCCAGCCAGGTGACGGGCGCCAGCGTCTCGGGCGTCTTCGCGCATACGCGGCGGGGCGGCGTGGACTACCAGATGGGCGCGGTCATGGTGGCGGGTGGCATTATCGGCACGGGGCTCGGCTCGCTGCTGTTCAACCTGCTCGAACGGCTCGGCCAGATCGATACGGTCATCAACATCCTCTACGTGGTGCTGCTAGGCTCCATCGGCGGACTGATGGCCAAGGAGAGCATCCAGTCGATCCGGGCCGAGCGGACGGGCGTGCCCATCGCGGCTAGGAAGCGGCGGCATCACCCCATGGTGGCCAGCCTGCCGATGCGCTGGCGGTTCTATCGCTCGGGCCTTTACATCTCTCCGCTGGCACCGCTGCTGCTGGGGATCGGCACCGGCATCCTGACCATGCTGATGGGCATCGGCGGCGGTTTCGTGCTGGTTCCGGCGATGCTCTACATCCTGGGCATGAGCGCCAACGTGGTCGTCGGCACGTCGCTGTTCCAGATCCTCTTCGTGACGATGGCGACGACGATGATGCATGCGCTGACCACGCATGCCGTGGACATCGTGCTCGCCTCGCTGCTGCTGCTGGGATCGGTGTCCGGAGCGCAGGTCGGCGCGCAGTTTGCCCAGAAGGCGAGCCCGGTGAAGCTGCGTCTGGTCCTTGCCGTGATCGTGCTGCTGGTCGCGGGGAGAATGGCGCTGGGCCTCGGCTATCGGCCGGACGAGATTTACACGGTAGCGCCGCTGTGA
- a CDS encoding VOC family protein, whose protein sequence is MTRYLHTMIRVSDPDETIRFFELIGLKETRRFSSEQGRFTLIYLAPPGQEETEVELTYNWPSEDGSAETYQSGRNFGHLAFQVQDIYETCQRLQDGGVTINRPPRDGHMAFIRTPDGISIELLQDGRLEPAEPWASMPNVGSW, encoded by the coding sequence ATGACCCGCTACCTCCACACCATGATCCGTGTGTCCGATCCCGACGAGACGATCCGATTCTTCGAGTTGATCGGATTGAAGGAAACGCGCCGATTCTCCAGCGAACAGGGTCGATTCACGCTGATCTATCTTGCGCCTCCGGGTCAGGAGGAGACCGAGGTCGAACTCACCTACAACTGGCCGTCCGAGGACGGTTCCGCCGAAACCTATCAGAGCGGCCGGAATTTCGGTCACCTCGCGTTCCAGGTTCAGGACATCTACGAGACCTGCCAGCGCCTTCAGGACGGCGGTGTGACGATCAATCGTCCTCCGCGCGATGGCCACATGGCTTTCATCCGCACGCCCGATGGTATCTCCATCGAACTGTTGCAGGACGGCCGTCTCGAACCGGCAGAACCATGGGCCAGCATGCCAAACGTAGGTAGCTGGTAA